A DNA window from Bradyrhizobium sp. CCBAU 53421 contains the following coding sequences:
- the panC gene encoding pantoate--beta-alanine ligase, protein MPRNPTVVRTVPALRRAVDTFRAKKATVALVPTMGALHDGHVSLVRLAKRRAKRVVVSIFVNPTQFAPTEDFGSYPRTWKEDVAKLAAEGVDLIWHPEVKAMYPDGFATRIVPEGPATAGLEDRFRPHFFGGVATVVGKLFTQVRPDVAIFGEKDFQQLRVVTQMAADLDLGVKVIGSKTVRERDGLAMSSRNVYLSAEERRTAPALNRVMKEAAGRLRAGEDTAATMAAGAAEITKAGFALDYLEVRHAASLAPIGSLKDGPMRMLVAARLGSTRLIDNIAV, encoded by the coding sequence ATGCCGAGAAATCCCACCGTCGTCCGTACCGTCCCTGCCCTTCGTCGCGCCGTCGACACCTTCCGCGCCAAGAAGGCGACCGTCGCGCTGGTCCCGACCATGGGTGCGCTCCATGACGGCCATGTGTCGCTGGTGCGGCTTGCCAAGCGCCGCGCCAAGCGGGTCGTGGTCTCGATCTTCGTCAACCCGACGCAATTTGCCCCCACCGAAGACTTCGGTTCGTATCCGCGCACCTGGAAGGAGGACGTCGCCAAGCTCGCCGCCGAGGGCGTCGACCTGATCTGGCACCCCGAGGTGAAAGCGATGTACCCCGACGGCTTCGCGACAAGGATCGTGCCGGAGGGACCGGCCACCGCCGGGCTCGAAGATCGGTTCCGGCCGCATTTCTTCGGCGGCGTCGCCACCGTGGTCGGCAAGCTGTTCACGCAGGTCCGGCCCGATGTCGCGATCTTCGGCGAGAAGGACTTTCAGCAGCTCCGGGTCGTCACCCAGATGGCCGCGGACCTCGATCTCGGCGTCAAGGTGATCGGATCCAAAACGGTGCGCGAACGCGACGGCCTCGCGATGTCCTCGCGCAACGTCTACCTCTCGGCGGAGGAACGCCGCACGGCCCCCGCGCTCAACCGTGTGATGAAGGAAGCGGCAGGCCGGTTGCGCGCCGGCGAGGACACCGCAGCCACGATGGCCGCCGGCGCCGCTGAGATCACCAAGGCCGGCTTCGCGCTGGATTATCTCGAGGTCCGCCACGCCGCCTCCCTGGCGCCGATCGGCTCGCTGAAGGACGGCCCGATGCGGATGCTGGTAGCGGCAAGGCTCGGCAGCACGCGCCTGATCGACAACATCGCGGTTTAA
- a CDS encoding division plane positioning ATPase MipZ, with amino-acid sequence MLVQASQGQSGSAHVVVLGNEKGGSGKSTTALHIAVALLKAGQRVASIDLDCRQQSFTRYINNREAWARRSGLDLELPAHYCIKYGETMQIEENENAEFQQFMAAVSTVERAYDFIVIDTPGSDSYLMRLAHSMADTLVTPINDSFLDFDVLGTVDPATYAVIGESHYAEMVRDTRRKRRQLDGASTDWIVVRNRLSMLGSRNKQLVADGLKQLSLRLGFRAVDGFAERVVYREFFPRGLTALDDIDEATLGTRPSLGHVTAREEVTGLLRQLKLPLDERGRRRAANRAEWFSQVDKPLEVDDIIGN; translated from the coding sequence ATGTTGGTGCAGGCTAGTCAGGGTCAATCTGGCTCCGCACATGTCGTGGTGCTGGGCAACGAAAAGGGTGGTTCGGGCAAGTCGACCACCGCCCTGCATATCGCCGTTGCGCTCCTGAAGGCCGGACAGCGCGTTGCCAGCATCGATCTCGACTGCCGCCAGCAGAGCTTCACCCGCTACATCAACAATCGCGAGGCCTGGGCGCGGCGCTCCGGGCTCGATCTCGAACTGCCCGCGCATTACTGCATCAAGTACGGCGAGACGATGCAGATCGAGGAGAACGAGAACGCCGAGTTCCAGCAGTTCATGGCCGCGGTGAGCACGGTGGAACGTGCCTATGATTTCATCGTCATCGACACCCCGGGCTCGGACAGCTACCTGATGCGGCTCGCGCATTCGATGGCCGACACGCTGGTGACGCCGATCAACGACAGCTTTCTCGATTTCGACGTGCTGGGCACCGTCGATCCCGCGACCTATGCGGTGATCGGCGAGAGCCACTATGCGGAGATGGTGCGCGACACCAGACGCAAGCGCCGCCAGCTCGACGGTGCCTCGACCGATTGGATCGTCGTGCGCAACCGGCTGTCGATGCTCGGCTCGCGCAACAAGCAGCTGGTCGCCGACGGCTTGAAGCAGCTGTCGCTGCGGCTCGGGTTCCGTGCGGTCGACGGCTTTGCCGAGCGGGTGGTCTATCGCGAATTCTTCCCGCGCGGGCTGACCGCGCTCGACGACATCGACGAGGCGACGCTCGGCACCCGCCCGAGCCTCGGGCACGTTACCGCCCGCGAGGAGGTGACGGGCCTGTTGCGCCAGCTCAAGCTGCCGCTCGACGAGCGCGGCCGCCGCCGCGCCGCCAACCGGGCCGAGTGGTTCAGCCAGGTCGACAAGCCGCTGGAAGTCGACGACATCATCGGCAATTAG
- a CDS encoding zinc-binding dehydrogenase, translated as MKAAILKSFGAPLAIEEIPAPVMGTGEVLVDVAATRVLSYANEVFSGARSYLLELPAVPGPGAIGRVRAVGPDATHLAAGDWVYCDPTFRSRDDSISPDITLQGWSARGEGGLRLQRHFRHGSFAEQTLVPTENVKRIGTIDPAEAPSWCALGTCLVPYGGWLAARLQPGETVLVSGATGNFGSAAVAVAIAMGAACVVAPGRNEKVLADLVRRFGPRVRPVRLSGNEDDDRERMRQAAHGPIDCVLDLMPPSVTTPTVRAAIMTVRPYGRIVLMGGVGMQGGPGLDLPYPWIMRECISIHGVWMYPPEATFGLVNLARAGLLRLDQFEVTTFDLDHANDAVAHAAANGGPFRMTVLEPKR; from the coding sequence ATGAAAGCAGCAATCCTGAAATCGTTCGGCGCGCCGCTCGCGATCGAGGAGATTCCCGCACCCGTGATGGGAACGGGCGAAGTCCTCGTCGATGTGGCTGCGACGCGCGTACTGTCCTATGCCAACGAGGTCTTCAGCGGCGCGCGCAGCTACCTGCTCGAGCTGCCGGCCGTTCCAGGTCCCGGCGCGATCGGACGGGTGCGCGCCGTCGGGCCGGATGCCACCCATCTCGCCGCCGGCGATTGGGTGTACTGCGATCCGACCTTCCGCTCGCGCGACGACAGCATCTCGCCCGACATCACCCTGCAGGGCTGGAGCGCGCGCGGTGAAGGCGGGCTGCGCCTGCAGCGCCACTTCCGCCACGGCTCGTTTGCCGAGCAGACGCTGGTGCCGACCGAGAACGTCAAGCGGATCGGCACGATCGATCCGGCTGAGGCGCCATCATGGTGCGCGCTCGGCACCTGCCTCGTGCCCTATGGCGGCTGGCTGGCGGCGCGGCTGCAGCCGGGCGAGACCGTGCTGGTGAGTGGCGCCACCGGCAATTTCGGCAGCGCCGCGGTTGCCGTCGCGATCGCGATGGGCGCCGCCTGCGTTGTTGCGCCCGGCCGTAACGAGAAGGTGTTGGCCGATCTGGTCCGCCGCTTTGGCCCGCGCGTGCGCCCGGTCAGGCTTAGCGGCAACGAAGACGACGACCGCGAGCGCATGCGGCAGGCCGCGCATGGTCCGATCGACTGCGTGCTCGACCTGATGCCGCCATCGGTGACGACACCGACTGTCCGCGCAGCGATCATGACGGTGCGTCCCTATGGCCGGATCGTGCTGATGGGCGGCGTCGGCATGCAGGGCGGACCGGGGCTCGACCTGCCCTACCCATGGATCATGCGCGAATGCATCAGCATTCACGGTGTCTGGATGTATCCGCCGGAGGCGACCTTCGGCCTCGTCAATCTCGCCCGCGCCGGCCTGTTGCGGCTCGATCAATTCGAGGTCACGACCTTCGATCTCGACCACGCCAACGACGCGGTCGCGCATGCCGCCGCCAATGGCGGGCCGTTCAGGATGACGGTGCTGGAACCGAAGCGATAG
- a CDS encoding helix-turn-helix transcriptional regulator, translated as MATARQSELGDFLRSRRQRLTPKLTGTQAGRRRRTPGLRREEVAELAGIGVDWYIRLEQGRSVSPSATTIDALARALRLSKAEHAHLRALARDGDRRPFTAETVPPAIRRVVESLNQPAYVTGRRWDVLAWNAAAEEVFAFGRLPEDERNTLIYVLTNPKSRQLFGASWPEEARRIVSQFRRTHDLWAGDPAFLDLQARLREGCPEFDGWWGTHDVSVSVAGRKEFSHPKRGRLTFEYATFQANDDPGLKLIIYTEIR; from the coding sequence ATGGCCACTGCGCGGCAAAGCGAACTTGGTGATTTCCTGCGGTCGCGGCGGCAGAGGCTGACGCCCAAGCTCACCGGCACTCAGGCCGGGCGAAGGCGCCGAACGCCCGGCCTGCGCCGCGAGGAGGTGGCCGAGCTCGCCGGAATTGGGGTCGATTGGTACATCCGCCTCGAGCAGGGCCGTTCCGTCAGCCCGTCCGCCACCACGATCGACGCGCTGGCGCGGGCGCTGCGCCTCAGCAAGGCCGAGCACGCGCATCTGCGCGCGCTTGCCAGGGATGGCGACCGTCGCCCGTTCACCGCCGAGACCGTGCCGCCTGCGATCCGTCGCGTCGTCGAAAGCCTCAACCAGCCGGCCTATGTCACGGGGCGACGATGGGATGTGCTGGCCTGGAACGCGGCCGCGGAGGAGGTCTTTGCCTTCGGCCGCCTGCCCGAGGACGAGCGCAATACGTTGATCTACGTGCTGACGAACCCTAAAAGCCGACAGCTGTTCGGCGCGAGCTGGCCCGAGGAGGCGCGCCGCATCGTGTCCCAGTTCCGCCGGACCCACGACCTCTGGGCCGGCGATCCGGCGTTCCTCGATCTGCAGGCGCGGCTTCGCGAAGGCTGTCCGGAGTTCGACGGCTGGTGGGGGACCCACGACGTCAGCGTCAGCGTCGCCGGTAGAAAGGAGTTCAGCCACCCCAAGCGCGGCCGGCTGACCTTTGAGTACGCCACCTTCCAGGCCAATGACGATCCGGGCCTAAAACTGATCATCTACACCGAAATTCGCTGA
- a CDS encoding S9 family peptidase yields the protein MKRGILVLLSLSVVITGAYFTASKWAIRHETLMFKDPTRDERPVAVDVAVRFDKEMQADAGMIKLPVAILNHGNTVKFTEYSFLANVFAARGYLTISIQNDLPSDGPMVTKVGELYVGRLPQYQRGITNIKFAIEEMKKRQPNADYSKLTMVGHSNGGDIAMYFAKQYPDEIKKVVTLDNLRVPFMTDGKFKILSFRSHDQQFKPDPGVVPDEEECEKAGITVVNTNFQHNDMRDTGPEKAKDSIQAMLDKFLADTDSDVAAVDTRNAPPKILEPGPVSLYVPVEKPLTFGEKVKKSLSLTKTETKKDPSVTN from the coding sequence ATGAAGCGTGGAATTCTCGTTCTGCTTTCGCTCTCCGTGGTGATCACGGGTGCCTATTTCACCGCGAGCAAGTGGGCGATCCGTCACGAAACTCTCATGTTCAAGGATCCGACCCGCGATGAGCGGCCGGTCGCGGTCGACGTTGCCGTGCGCTTCGACAAGGAGATGCAGGCCGACGCTGGCATGATCAAGCTTCCGGTTGCGATCCTCAATCATGGTAATACCGTCAAATTTACCGAATATTCCTTCCTCGCGAACGTGTTCGCGGCGCGCGGCTATCTGACGATCAGCATTCAGAACGACCTGCCGTCGGATGGACCGATGGTGACCAAGGTCGGTGAGCTCTACGTCGGGCGCCTGCCGCAGTATCAGCGCGGCATCACCAACATCAAGTTCGCGATCGAGGAGATGAAGAAGCGTCAGCCGAACGCCGACTACAGCAAGCTGACGATGGTCGGCCATTCCAACGGCGGCGACATCGCGATGTATTTCGCCAAGCAGTATCCTGACGAGATCAAGAAGGTCGTCACGCTGGACAATCTGCGCGTGCCGTTCATGACCGACGGCAAGTTCAAGATCCTGTCGTTCCGCTCGCATGATCAGCAGTTCAAGCCCGATCCCGGCGTGGTGCCGGACGAGGAGGAGTGCGAGAAGGCCGGTATCACCGTTGTGAACACCAACTTCCAGCACAACGACATGCGCGACACCGGACCCGAGAAGGCCAAGGACTCGATCCAGGCGATGCTTGATAAATTCCTGGCCGACACCGACAGCGATGTCGCAGCGGTCGACACCAGGAATGCGCCGCCGAAGATTCTGGAGCCGGGTCCCGTCTCGCTTTACGTGCCGGTCGAGAAGCCCCTGACCTTCGGTGAGAAGGTCAAGAAGTCGCTCTCGCTGACCAAGACCGAGACCAAGAAGGACCCGTCGGTCACGAACTGA
- a CDS encoding VWA domain-containing protein yields the protein MAGKTIKPTSGSDVRPADALGVPTSNSNDIAAFVAKARAMSPHRAGARGRLVFALDATMSRQPAWDMACTLQADMFREAGSLGSLDIRLVYYRGFNECRASGWISDSAQLARLMSKIDCQGGNTQIGKVLSETRREAVAAGVRALVFVGDAMEENADALCASAGELGLLKVPVFMFQEGADGTAEQTFREIARLTGGAWCRFDPGAAAQLRELLRAAAAYAAGGREALLQLAKTTSGAAKLIGQMK from the coding sequence ATGGCTGGCAAGACGATCAAACCGACATCCGGCAGCGACGTGCGCCCGGCCGATGCGCTTGGCGTGCCGACGTCGAACTCCAACGACATCGCCGCGTTCGTGGCGAAGGCGCGCGCGATGTCGCCGCATCGCGCCGGCGCGCGCGGCAGGCTGGTGTTCGCACTCGACGCCACGATGAGCCGGCAGCCGGCATGGGACATGGCATGCACGCTGCAGGCAGACATGTTCCGCGAGGCCGGCTCGCTCGGCAGCCTCGATATCCGTCTCGTCTACTATCGCGGCTTCAACGAGTGCCGCGCCTCGGGCTGGATCTCCGACAGCGCGCAGCTCGCGCGGCTGATGAGCAAGATCGATTGCCAGGGCGGCAACACCCAGATCGGCAAGGTGTTGTCGGAGACCCGCCGCGAGGCGGTTGCGGCAGGGGTGCGCGCGCTCGTGTTCGTGGGCGATGCGATGGAGGAGAACGCCGACGCGCTGTGCGCCAGCGCCGGTGAGCTCGGGCTGCTCAAGGTGCCGGTGTTCATGTTCCAGGAGGGCGCGGACGGCACCGCCGAGCAGACGTTCCGGGAGATCGCGCGGCTGACCGGCGGCGCATGGTGCAGGTTCGACCCCGGCGCGGCTGCACAGCTCCGCGAGCTGTTGCGCGCCGCCGCGGCCTATGCCGCCGGCGGTCGCGAGGCGCTGCTGCAGCTGGCGAAGACGACGAGCGGCGCGGCCAAGCTGATCGGCCAGATGAAGTAG
- a CDS encoding DUF302 domain-containing protein, translating to MAIDGLISLRSHVGPQQTADRLKSELQARGLTLFAQIDHAAGAASAGLALRPTELFVFGNAKGGTPLMQAAQTIGIDLPLKALVWQDDAGDCWFSYNDPAWLAGRHGVAETTGQVTANMSALLGAIAKAVTSGGG from the coding sequence ATGGCGATTGACGGACTGATCAGCCTTCGCAGTCATGTCGGGCCGCAGCAGACGGCCGACCGGCTCAAATCCGAATTGCAGGCGCGCGGGCTGACGTTGTTCGCGCAGATCGATCACGCCGCGGGCGCAGCCAGCGCCGGCCTTGCGCTCCGTCCGACCGAACTCTTCGTCTTTGGCAACGCGAAGGGCGGCACGCCGTTGATGCAGGCTGCGCAGACCATCGGGATCGATCTGCCGCTCAAGGCGCTGGTCTGGCAGGACGACGCCGGCGACTGCTGGTTCTCCTACAATGATCCGGCCTGGCTCGCCGGACGGCACGGCGTCGCGGAAACCACCGGACAGGTCACGGCCAACATGTCGGCGCTGCTCGGCGCGATTGCCAAAGCCGTGACGTCAGGCGGCGGCTGA
- a CDS encoding DnaJ domain-containing protein, which produces MPTLIAGVVAVVVLYSALQMFRAANPAVLARAIKIGGGVLALAVAAFTGVRGELAVAIPLGIFGAGLLGWSPFGSTGLPNFGGMFGGSRNQGQSSRVRSQYLDMSLDHDSGVLRGQIVAGPQAGRMLDEFDLSQLLAMVPSFDAESVALLESYLDRRFPAWRQDAQGDRAGGQSRPATSGKMTNEEAYQILGLQPGASRDDISRAHRTLMKKLHPDQGGSTYLAARVNEAKDTLLRTHL; this is translated from the coding sequence ATGCCAACCCTGATCGCCGGCGTCGTCGCCGTAGTCGTCCTTTATTCCGCGCTGCAGATGTTCCGTGCGGCCAATCCCGCCGTGCTCGCGCGTGCGATCAAGATCGGCGGCGGGGTGCTTGCGCTTGCCGTTGCGGCCTTCACCGGCGTGCGGGGCGAACTGGCGGTGGCAATCCCGCTCGGCATCTTCGGCGCCGGACTGCTCGGCTGGTCGCCGTTCGGGAGCACCGGCTTGCCCAATTTCGGCGGCATGTTCGGCGGTTCGCGCAATCAGGGACAGAGCTCGCGGGTACGCTCGCAATATCTCGACATGAGCCTCGATCACGACAGCGGCGTGCTCAGGGGCCAGATCGTGGCGGGACCGCAGGCCGGCCGCATGCTCGACGAGTTCGATCTGTCGCAGCTTCTGGCGATGGTCCCGAGCTTCGACGCCGAAAGCGTCGCGCTACTTGAAAGCTATCTGGACCGCCGCTTTCCCGCCTGGCGTCAGGACGCACAGGGCGACCGGGCAGGGGGGCAGAGCCGCCCGGCGACGAGTGGCAAAATGACGAACGAGGAGGCCTATCAGATCCTTGGCCTGCAGCCGGGAGCGTCGCGTGACGACATCAGCCGGGCTCACCGCACCCTGATGAAGAAACTGCATCCCGACCAGGGGGGCTCGACGTATCTCGCTGCCCGTGTGAACGAGGCCAAGGATACTCTGCTTCGCACGCATCTCTAA
- a CDS encoding D-alanyl-D-alanine carboxypeptidase, protein MLRTTFASSRALRVGVLGLVTVTTAILITSDNAEARRHRRHAARHHHSEAARESYSPQFASIVVDGNTGSVLTANSPDGLRHPASLTKIMTLYLLFERLDSGKMKLDTEMPVSEHASEQDPTKLGLRPGQTIRVEDAIKGLVTRSANDAAVVIAEAIGGSEDDFARMMTRKARALGMSRTTYRNASGLPNDEQITTARDQSTLGRAIQDRFPRYYRYFSTTAFNFRGHTITGHNRLLGSVEGVDGIKTGYTRASGFNLVTSIHRGNRFLVGVVLGGRSGGSRDAIMRNLLAENIGKGSTTRTAAAISERNPADANVEVADADDARSADTAPVAASEPAAAAAAVQPPRPASKPSLMAAVAAALPPPPAKPEPQAKPEPAPLTSGVIQTQPIAAIPGSAEPMKPVKVKTVQVKAGQIKLAAAGPAQSAPPITSTIPSRGEVPETSNAMMARAAETSRPDMPPQPAHFGTGNGILGVLPASAVQAPAPAPQAVASNEPTRSLQAAPQTSAVKPGAAHSGWIIQVGALESEGEANKRIDLARSSARGLLSKADPFTEVVAKDNRKLYRARFAGLERDQAEAACKTLKRAEISCITVRN, encoded by the coding sequence ATGCTTCGAACAACCTTTGCCTCCTCGCGGGCGCTGCGAGTTGGCGTTCTCGGGCTCGTGACCGTCACGACGGCGATCCTGATCACCAGCGACAACGCCGAGGCGCGCCGCCACCGGCGCCACGCCGCCCGCCACCACCACAGCGAGGCCGCGCGCGAAAGCTACAGCCCGCAATTCGCGTCGATCGTCGTCGACGGCAATACCGGCTCGGTGCTGACGGCAAACAGTCCCGACGGCCTCAGGCACCCCGCCTCACTCACCAAGATCATGACGCTCTATCTGCTGTTCGAGCGCCTCGATTCCGGAAAGATGAAGCTCGACACCGAGATGCCGGTTTCCGAGCACGCCTCCGAGCAGGACCCGACCAAGCTCGGCCTGCGGCCGGGCCAGACCATCAGGGTCGAAGACGCCATCAAGGGCCTCGTCACCCGCTCCGCCAATGATGCCGCTGTCGTGATCGCCGAAGCGATCGGCGGCAGCGAAGACGATTTTGCGCGGATGATGACCCGCAAGGCGCGTGCGCTCGGCATGAGCCGGACCACCTATCGCAACGCCTCCGGCCTGCCCAACGACGAGCAGATCACCACCGCGCGCGATCAGTCGACGCTCGGCCGCGCCATCCAGGATCGCTTCCCGCGCTACTATCGCTACTTCTCGACCACGGCGTTCAATTTCCGCGGCCACACCATCACCGGTCACAACCGTCTGCTCGGCAGCGTCGAGGGCGTCGACGGCATCAAGACCGGCTACACCCGCGCCTCCGGCTTCAACCTCGTGACCTCGATCCACCGCGGCAATCGCTTCCTGGTCGGCGTCGTGCTCGGCGGCCGCAGCGGCGGCTCCCGCGATGCCATCATGCGTAACCTGCTGGCCGAGAACATCGGCAAGGGCTCGACCACCCGCACCGCTGCCGCGATCAGCGAGCGCAACCCGGCCGACGCCAATGTCGAGGTGGCCGATGCCGACGACGCCCGCAGCGCGGACACGGCGCCGGTCGCAGCATCGGAGCCCGCCGCCGCAGCCGCGGCGGTGCAGCCGCCGCGTCCGGCCAGCAAGCCCTCGCTGATGGCGGCCGTCGCCGCCGCGCTGCCGCCGCCCCCGGCGAAGCCTGAGCCGCAAGCCAAGCCTGAGCCGGCCCCGCTGACCTCAGGCGTGATCCAGACCCAACCGATCGCCGCGATCCCCGGCTCGGCCGAACCGATGAAGCCGGTCAAGGTGAAGACCGTGCAGGTCAAGGCCGGCCAGATCAAGCTCGCCGCCGCCGGCCCGGCCCAGTCCGCGCCGCCGATCACCAGCACCATCCCGTCGCGAGGCGAAGTTCCCGAGACCTCCAATGCGATGATGGCGCGGGCTGCCGAGACCTCGAGGCCAGATATGCCGCCGCAGCCGGCCCATTTCGGCACCGGCAACGGCATCCTCGGCGTGCTGCCGGCTTCCGCCGTGCAGGCACCCGCCCCCGCACCGCAGGCCGTGGCGTCGAACGAACCCACCCGCAGCCTGCAGGCCGCGCCGCAGACCAGCGCCGTCAAGCCGGGCGCCGCGCACTCCGGCTGGATCATCCAGGTCGGCGCGCTCGAGTCCGAAGGCGAGGCCAACAAGCGTATCGACCTCGCGCGCAGCTCGGCCCGCGGCCTCCTCAGCAAGGCGGACCCGTTCACCGAGGTCGTGGCCAAGGACAATCGCAAGCTCTACCGCGCGCGCTTTGCCGGCCTCGAGCGCGATCAGGCAGAGGCGGCGTGCAAGACGCTGAAGCGCGCCGAGATCTCCTGCATCACCGTTCGCAACTGA
- a CDS encoding phasin family protein, translating into MVKIEDIQNYGKEHFESVTASANNLQSGVQAIATAYGDYAKKSFEDTKSFVEKLSGVKSLDKALEAQTEYLRSSYETFVAESQKIAGLYSDCAKQTFKPYEGLVSKFAPAQ; encoded by the coding sequence ATGGTCAAGATCGAAGACATTCAGAACTACGGCAAAGAGCATTTCGAGTCCGTCACTGCGTCTGCGAACAACCTGCAGAGCGGCGTCCAGGCGATCGCCACCGCCTATGGCGACTACGCCAAGAAGTCGTTTGAGGACACCAAGTCGTTCGTCGAGAAGCTGTCGGGCGTGAAGTCGCTGGACAAGGCGCTCGAGGCGCAGACCGAGTACCTGCGCTCGTCCTACGAGACCTTCGTCGCGGAATCGCAGAAGATCGCCGGCCTGTACAGCGACTGCGCCAAGCAGACCTTCAAGCCCTATGAGGGCCTGGTCTCGAAGTTCGCGCCCGCTCAGTAA
- a CDS encoding pilus assembly protein: MLGSAISNRVRAALRRFSGSTDGNVAVIFTFAILPILAFVGAAVDYTRANNARTAMQSALDSTALMLSKDLTMGTITAAQIPSKAQTYFNSLFTNKDGQGIAISATYTTPTATAAATILLSGSGYINTYFMKFADLSGGNFQKMNFGTSTTTTWGNVKMRVALALDNTGSMADNGKITALRNAVAGSGGLIDQLSALSKNNGDVYISVIPFAKAVNVGSSNYGQSWIDWTDWLNPPTTQPANGQSLATLPINWHAVGPGARCPFTNTTGNTNGAANGGFVCKTGPTASNSSTTSTIPSTTITVNSASVQNPICPTADNNTQAKYNGCWSSEPTGLQEKFCSGSSNCSCPKNSSGSSVSGCTCTGTGSGKSCTGWTYVHNWTQPGPNDLTDNPNQPRVSAIVGFKDNSNTPNKDHVWTPNAVGVANDWRQPSTNPISTWTGCVADRTQPNDATGVLPASSDVTTLFPANEYFDTWGNNAFCSSSASTPLEPVIPLSYNWSALKTAVNAMQPTGGTDQSIGLAVAWQSLLVGGPLNTPAEDSNTTYNRVIILLSDGLNTQDRWPDYGDGSSQASGNPIDARQTLQCQNLQAAKDANGAPMFTIYTIQVNTSGDPTSTVLKNCASSPDKFFMLTSSTQIVTTFNTIGTALSKLRLAK; encoded by the coding sequence ATGCTTGGTTCAGCCATTTCCAATCGCGTCCGCGCGGCTCTCCGCCGGTTTTCCGGATCGACCGACGGCAATGTCGCGGTGATCTTCACCTTCGCAATCCTGCCGATCCTCGCCTTCGTGGGCGCAGCGGTCGACTATACCCGCGCCAACAACGCCCGCACCGCGATGCAATCGGCGCTCGATTCCACCGCGCTGATGCTGTCCAAGGATCTGACCATGGGCACCATCACGGCCGCGCAGATCCCGAGCAAGGCGCAGACCTATTTCAACAGCCTCTTCACCAACAAGGACGGCCAGGGCATTGCCATCTCGGCCACCTATACGACCCCGACCGCGACCGCAGCGGCGACCATTCTCCTGAGCGGGTCCGGCTACATCAACACCTATTTCATGAAGTTCGCCGATCTGTCCGGCGGCAATTTCCAGAAAATGAACTTCGGCACCTCGACGACCACAACCTGGGGCAACGTCAAGATGCGCGTTGCGCTGGCCCTGGACAACACGGGGTCGATGGCGGACAACGGCAAGATTACCGCGCTGCGCAACGCGGTGGCGGGATCCGGCGGCCTGATCGATCAGCTCAGCGCCCTGAGCAAGAACAACGGCGACGTCTATATTTCCGTTATCCCGTTCGCCAAAGCCGTCAATGTCGGCTCCAGCAACTACGGCCAGAGCTGGATCGACTGGACCGACTGGCTAAATCCGCCCACTACCCAGCCCGCCAACGGACAGAGTCTCGCGACGCTTCCCATCAACTGGCATGCCGTGGGACCTGGTGCGAGATGCCCGTTCACCAACACCACCGGCAATACGAATGGCGCCGCAAACGGTGGCTTCGTTTGTAAAACGGGTCCCACAGCAAGCAACAGCTCGACTACGTCAACGATCCCGTCGACGACAATCACAGTGAACAGCGCATCCGTCCAAAATCCCATTTGCCCGACCGCTGATAACAACACCCAGGCAAAGTACAACGGCTGCTGGAGCAGCGAACCAACCGGCCTGCAGGAGAAATTCTGCAGCGGAAGCTCGAACTGCAGCTGTCCAAAGAACTCCTCTGGTTCCAGCGTCTCGGGTTGCACTTGCACCGGCACCGGCAGCGGCAAGTCCTGCACTGGCTGGACCTATGTTCACAACTGGACACAGCCTGGGCCTAACGACCTGACGGACAATCCGAATCAACCCAGAGTTTCCGCCATCGTGGGTTTCAAGGACAACAGCAATACGCCGAACAAGGACCACGTCTGGACCCCCAACGCTGTGGGGGTCGCAAATGACTGGCGCCAGCCTTCCACCAACCCGATCAGCACTTGGACCGGCTGCGTCGCAGACCGCACCCAGCCGAACGATGCGACGGGCGTGCTGCCGGCGTCATCCGACGTTACGACGCTGTTTCCGGCCAACGAGTATTTCGACACCTGGGGTAACAACGCCTTTTGCAGCAGCAGCGCATCTACACCGCTCGAGCCCGTCATTCCGCTGAGCTACAATTGGAGTGCGCTCAAGACCGCCGTCAATGCGATGCAGCCGACCGGCGGCACCGACCAGTCGATCGGATTGGCCGTGGCGTGGCAGTCCCTTCTGGTGGGCGGTCCGCTGAATACACCGGCGGAGGACTCCAACACCACCTACAACCGGGTCATCATCCTGCTGTCCGACGGTTTGAATACCCAAGACCGTTGGCCCGATTACGGCGACGGCAGTTCGCAGGCCTCAGGCAATCCGATCGACGCAAGGCAGACCCTTCAGTGCCAAAATCTGCAAGCCGCAAAGGATGCCAATGGCGCGCCGATGTTCACCATCTACACGATCCAGGTGAACACGAGCGGCGATCCGACCTCGACCGTGTTGAAGAACTGCGCCAGCAGCCCCGACAAGTTCTTCATGCTGACCAGCTCGACCCAGATCGTGACGACGTTCAACACGATCGGCACGGCGCTGAGCAAGCTGCGGCTGGCGAAATAG